A single region of the Gaiellales bacterium genome encodes:
- a CDS encoding alkaline phosphatase family protein: protein MRRRHRASGWARATAMVGVLAAAFAVFPGAASASGSSAGPPRHIFYIMMENHWYGQIIGNTRDAPFINRLAARGNLETGYYGVTHPSMPNYLAAISGSFQGIWDDCAAGATVTCPPEEFVPGSGDGTAGHYLTQAQIASASATPHLFPAANLIDQLESHHLSWRAYMQSIPSVGSQVEYAPTIQTSTGPVTVELYAQKHDPFMYFRDINHPGSARLQQIVPFAHRFAHALRTGNVPNFVWISPDQCHDMHGTDPASAALVGFPKCGYPNSGLDHGAIQLGDQFLRQTIGMITSSHVWKTSNSSIIVTWDENDYSGFKGTPTSPHGRNGVTLGGGHVALIVLNSQGGNHRTVSTFANHYNLLATIQHEWHLGCLAATCGIGPSQLLTPLFN, encoded by the coding sequence ATGCGTAGACGCCACAGGGCATCGGGCTGGGCGCGGGCGACGGCGATGGTCGGCGTGCTGGCCGCGGCGTTCGCCGTCTTTCCCGGCGCGGCCTCCGCGTCGGGGTCGTCGGCGGGGCCGCCGCGGCACATCTTCTACATCATGATGGAGAACCACTGGTACGGCCAGATCATCGGCAACACGCGCGACGCGCCGTTCATCAACCGGCTGGCGGCACGGGGCAACCTGGAGACGGGCTACTACGGCGTCACCCATCCCAGCATGCCCAACTACCTCGCCGCCATCTCGGGCAGCTTCCAGGGCATCTGGGACGACTGTGCGGCCGGCGCGACGGTGACCTGTCCACCCGAGGAGTTCGTGCCCGGCTCCGGCGACGGCACCGCCGGGCATTACCTCACGCAGGCGCAGATCGCGAGCGCCTCGGCCACGCCGCACCTGTTCCCCGCGGCGAACCTGATCGACCAGCTCGAGAGCCACCACCTGAGCTGGCGCGCGTACATGCAGTCGATCCCGTCGGTGGGGTCGCAGGTCGAGTACGCGCCGACGATCCAGACGTCGACCGGGCCGGTGACGGTCGAGCTGTACGCGCAGAAGCATGACCCGTTCATGTACTTCCGCGACATCAACCATCCGGGCAGCGCCAGGCTGCAGCAGATCGTGCCGTTCGCGCATCGGTTCGCACACGCCCTGCGCACGGGCAACGTGCCGAACTTCGTCTGGATCAGCCCGGATCAGTGCCACGACATGCACGGCACCGATCCCGCATCGGCGGCGCTCGTCGGGTTCCCGAAGTGCGGCTATCCCAACTCGGGGCTCGACCACGGCGCGATCCAGCTGGGCGACCAGTTCCTGCGCCAGACGATCGGGATGATCACGAGCTCACACGTCTGGAAGACATCCAACTCGTCGATCATCGTCACCTGGGACGAGAACGACTACAGCGGCTTCAAGGGCACGCCGACGAGCCCGCACGGCCGGAATGGCGTGACCCTGGGCGGCGGGCACGTCGCGCTGATCGTCCTCAACTCGCAGGGCGGCAACCATCGCACCGTCTCGACGTTCGCCAACCACTACAACCTCCTGGCGACGATCCAGCACGAGTGGCATCTCGGCTGCCTGGCGGCGACCTGCGGCATCGGCCCGTCACAGCTCCTGACGCCCCTCTTCAACTAG
- a CDS encoding peptidoglycan-binding domain-containing protein: MKRTLILTTPMMTGDDVVFAQRLLKRHGDYDGDLDGEFGILSSQACKDAQSRLGYARPKRTFATPLEKFLSGKAEPTAAMKKRGIQWEKQEANGSNLRRKAVAEMKKLIGTTEDPPGSNHTSVGAFYGVQGAWCAMTVTMAYVKAGSTGFARGARWSFVPDIVAAARGGQFGLSVTADPRPGDLVCYDLDGSNFATDKNHIGMYLERTGTRTFRTIEGNVEDTCKQMDQSMSAAPRIVFVRPSK, from the coding sequence ATGAAGCGCACGCTCATTCTCACAACGCCGATGATGACCGGCGACGACGTGGTGTTCGCCCAGCGCCTGCTGAAACGGCACGGCGACTACGACGGCGACCTGGACGGCGAGTTCGGCATCCTGTCCTCGCAGGCCTGCAAGGACGCCCAGTCGCGGCTCGGCTATGCGCGGCCGAAGCGAACATTCGCCACGCCGCTCGAGAAGTTCCTGAGCGGGAAGGCGGAGCCGACCGCCGCGATGAAGAAGCGGGGCATCCAGTGGGAGAAGCAGGAGGCGAACGGGAGCAATCTCCGGCGGAAGGCGGTGGCGGAGATGAAGAAGCTCATCGGGACCACGGAAGACCCGCCGGGATCGAACCACACGTCCGTCGGCGCGTTCTACGGCGTCCAGGGCGCGTGGTGCGCGATGACGGTGACGATGGCCTACGTGAAGGCCGGCTCGACCGGGTTTGCCCGGGGCGCGCGCTGGTCGTTCGTCCCCGACATCGTGGCGGCGGCCCGCGGCGGCCAGTTCGGCCTGTCCGTGACCGCCGATCCGCGGCCCGGCGACCTCGTCTGCTACGACCTCGACGGCTCGAACTTCGCGACCGACAAGAACCACATCGGAATGTACCTCGAGCGCACCGGGACGAGGACGTTTCGGACGATCGAAGGGAACGTCGAGGACACCTGCAAGCAGATGGACCAGAGCATGAGCGCCGCTCCCAGGATCGTGTTCGTGCGCCCCAGCAAGTGA
- a CDS encoding alkaline phosphatase family protein, with product MRLRNLLGSNRRLIVAGATLLAIALIGEIGVASGAGNLLPNGTFEGTGSGSLSGWVGTKASLALATDGVGGGHAAKVAFTSGATTYSINASPKPVASTTAGTKYVADGMFRSATPGQTICFRLKETNSSNVGKGQGLQCAVATTMWQAFPEVDYTSVATGDSIAVRIYQQANAASGQSFEVDNLSLIAGSADTTPPTVPTGVAATANGPTEIDLTWSPSSDPGGGVAGYTVYRNGTAVGTSTTTSFADTGLTASTTYSYTVDAVDTSNNRSAPSSPPVTATTDPDTTVPTAPATLTATAVSAGRIDLAWSASTDPDGVSGYRIFRDGAEIAEVTTGLGYSDTSVVPSTAYSYTVRAFDSVNESPDSPVATATTPADTGSPIKHVVVIYQENNSFDEVLGYTCAVTLAGRCDGATTGKVSNGSTIPLAQPPDIVPTVNHSPGSITNGIDGGKMDGFDKNSGCAAPTYACYVSYRPSQIPNLSMYAQQYVVADRTFESKVSASWGSHLDLVSSTLDGFQGVNPSHAAFATKGWGCDSGATAPWKNPQTGGTASSQPTCIPDFALNPTQFPHGGAFEATSVAHVPTIMDEMDAAGVTWHIYAPTSSQQFYGWAICPSFADCLYTNQEQSTSQPSQVLTDAANGTLPSVSYVVALDNQSQHNSNSMLAGDNWIGSVVNAVMNGPDWRSTAIFITYDDCGCFYDHVAPPAGAGVREPMVIVSPCAKPAHTDHNTAFAGESTLAFIEHTFNLPSLVSGGDGAAYDFGGSFDFSQPGCGGAGTASPTVSRATMHPISAAEKAYIKAHPDNPNDPT from the coding sequence ATGCGGCTACGAAACTTGCTTGGCTCGAACCGGCGCCTGATCGTCGCCGGAGCGACGTTGCTCGCGATCGCGCTGATCGGTGAGATCGGTGTGGCGAGCGGGGCCGGGAACCTCCTGCCGAACGGGACGTTCGAGGGCACCGGCTCGGGCTCGCTGTCCGGCTGGGTGGGCACGAAGGCGTCGCTCGCCCTGGCCACCGACGGCGTCGGCGGAGGCCATGCGGCGAAGGTGGCGTTCACGAGCGGCGCCACCACCTACTCCATCAACGCCTCCCCGAAGCCGGTTGCATCGACGACGGCCGGCACGAAATACGTCGCCGACGGCATGTTTCGGAGCGCCACGCCCGGCCAGACGATCTGCTTCCGTCTGAAGGAGACGAACTCCTCGAACGTCGGCAAGGGCCAGGGCCTTCAGTGCGCCGTCGCGACGACCATGTGGCAGGCTTTCCCGGAGGTCGACTACACGTCCGTCGCCACCGGCGACTCGATCGCCGTGCGGATCTACCAGCAGGCGAACGCGGCCTCCGGCCAGAGCTTCGAGGTCGACAATCTGAGCCTCATCGCCGGATCGGCGGACACCACGCCGCCGACCGTCCCGACAGGAGTGGCGGCGACCGCCAACGGGCCGACCGAGATCGACCTCACCTGGTCGCCTTCGAGCGATCCCGGCGGCGGCGTGGCCGGATACACCGTCTACCGCAACGGAACGGCCGTCGGGACGTCCACCACCACGTCGTTCGCCGATACCGGGTTGACCGCGAGCACCACGTACTCGTACACCGTGGACGCGGTCGACACGTCGAACAACCGCTCGGCGCCGAGCAGCCCGCCCGTGACGGCGACGACGGATCCGGACACGACGGTGCCGACCGCACCGGCGACACTCACGGCGACGGCTGTCAGCGCGGGGCGGATCGATCTGGCATGGTCGGCGTCGACCGATCCCGACGGCGTCAGCGGGTACCGCATCTTCCGCGACGGGGCCGAGATCGCCGAGGTCACCACGGGCCTTGGCTATTCCGACACGAGCGTGGTGCCGTCGACGGCCTACAGCTACACCGTGCGGGCGTTCGACTCGGTCAACGAGTCGCCCGACTCGCCCGTCGCCACGGCCACGACGCCGGCCGACACGGGCAGTCCGATCAAGCACGTCGTCGTCATCTACCAGGAGAACAACTCGTTCGACGAGGTGCTCGGATACACGTGCGCGGTCACCCTGGCCGGCCGCTGCGACGGCGCCACCACCGGCAAGGTGTCGAACGGCTCGACAATCCCGCTCGCCCAGCCGCCCGACATCGTGCCCACGGTCAATCACAGCCCGGGATCGATCACCAACGGGATCGACGGCGGCAAGATGGACGGCTTCGACAAGAACTCGGGGTGCGCCGCGCCGACCTATGCGTGCTACGTCAGCTACCGGCCGAGCCAGATCCCGAACCTGTCCATGTACGCGCAGCAGTACGTGGTGGCCGATCGCACGTTCGAGTCCAAGGTCTCGGCGAGCTGGGGCTCGCACCTCGACCTGGTCTCGTCCACGCTGGACGGATTCCAGGGCGTCAACCCGTCCCACGCCGCGTTCGCGACCAAGGGCTGGGGCTGCGATTCGGGCGCCACGGCTCCCTGGAAGAACCCCCAGACCGGCGGGACGGCGTCCAGCCAGCCGACCTGCATCCCGGATTTCGCGCTCAACCCCACCCAGTTCCCGCACGGCGGCGCGTTCGAGGCGACGTCCGTCGCCCACGTGCCGACGATCATGGACGAGATGGACGCGGCCGGCGTCACGTGGCACATCTACGCGCCGACGAGCAGCCAGCAGTTCTACGGATGGGCGATCTGCCCCAGCTTCGCCGACTGCCTGTACACCAATCAGGAGCAGTCCACGTCGCAGCCGAGCCAGGTGCTGACCGACGCCGCCAACGGAACGCTTCCCAGCGTCTCGTATGTGGTCGCCCTGGACAACCAGTCTCAGCACAACTCGAATTCGATGCTCGCCGGCGACAACTGGATCGGGTCGGTCGTGAACGCCGTGATGAACGGTCCGGACTGGCGCTCGACTGCGATCTTCATCACCTACGACGACTGTGGCTGCTTCTACGACCACGTCGCGCCGCCGGCGGGCGCGGGTGTGCGCGAGCCGATGGTGATCGTCAGCCCATGCGCCAAGCCGGCCCACACCGACCACAACACGGCCTTTGCGGGAGAGTCGACGCTGGCCTTCATCGAGCACACGTTCAACCTGCCCTCGCTCGTCTCGGGCGGCGACGGCGCGGCGTACGACTTCGGAGGGAGCTTCGACTTCAGCCAGCCCGGCTGCGGGGGAGCCGGCACGGCGTCCCCCACGGTGAGCCGGGCCACGATGCACCCGATATCTGCCGCGGAGAAGGCCTACATCAAGGCGCACCCCGACAACCCGAACGACCCGACGTAG
- a CDS encoding ABC transporter ATP-binding protein: MLEVRDLVVRYGPVVAVDGVSLSVPPGPAGLGLVGESGSGKTTIGRAVVRLTAPSAGEVTVDGVDAFRARRAALKAYRKSVQIVFQDPDSTLDPRMRVGAAITEALRAHAIVDRAHLAIRVGELLTSVGLQADHADRFPHQLSGGQRQRVAIARALAVEPRLLVLDEPTSALDVTVQARVLGLISRLREERSLAYLLISHNLAVVEQLCEQVAVLYLGKVVEHGETSKVLTRPVHPYTRALRAAVPELSETLPRPQTKRADPPDPADPPAGCRFHPRCPLAIDRCRQEEPVLREVDGRLTACHRAEESLASEPPS, from the coding sequence GTGCTTGAGGTGCGCGACCTGGTCGTGCGGTACGGCCCCGTCGTCGCGGTCGACGGCGTGTCGCTGAGCGTGCCGCCGGGACCGGCCGGCCTCGGCCTGGTCGGCGAGAGCGGCTCCGGCAAGACGACCATCGGCCGCGCCGTCGTCCGCCTCACCGCCCCCAGCGCGGGCGAGGTCACGGTCGACGGCGTCGATGCGTTCCGAGCCCGGCGGGCGGCGCTCAAGGCATATCGCAAGAGCGTGCAGATCGTCTTCCAGGATCCGGATTCGACGCTCGATCCCCGGATGCGCGTCGGCGCCGCCATCACCGAGGCCTTGCGGGCGCACGCGATCGTCGACCGCGCCCATCTCGCGATTCGCGTCGGCGAGCTCCTCACCTCGGTCGGCCTGCAGGCAGACCATGCCGACCGCTTCCCCCATCAGCTCTCCGGTGGTCAGCGCCAGCGTGTGGCCATCGCCCGCGCGCTCGCGGTCGAGCCGCGCCTGCTGGTGCTCGACGAGCCAACGAGCGCGCTTGACGTGACCGTGCAGGCGCGCGTCCTGGGGCTGATCTCGCGGCTGCGCGAGGAGCGCTCGCTGGCGTACCTCCTGATCTCGCACAACCTGGCGGTCGTCGAGCAGCTCTGCGAGCAGGTTGCGGTGCTCTACCTCGGCAAGGTGGTCGAGCACGGCGAGACGTCGAAGGTGCTGACCCGCCCGGTGCACCCCTACACCCGCGCGCTCCGGGCCGCGGTGCCCGAGCTCTCCGAGACGCTGCCCCGCCCGCAGACGAAACGGGCCGACCCGCCCGATCCGGCCGACCCGCCCGCCGGCTGCCGGTTCCATCCCCGCTGCCCGCTGGCGATCGACCGCTGCCGCCAGGAGGAGCCCGTCCTGCGCGAGGTCGACGGCCGGCTGACCGCCTGCCATCGCGCCGAGGAGTCGCTCGCGAGCGAGCCTCCGTCCTGA
- a CDS encoding ABC transporter ATP-binding protein, with protein MLEVRNLGVWFGERQVVAVDALDLDRGQMLGIVGETGSGKSMTAYAIAGLAPGMGARVEGSVKLEGRELLGLSDHELRDIRGRRIAMIFQAPISSLNPVFRVGDMFLRALRLHGASKPQARERAATAMRSVALSPDLLRRYPHELSGGQAQRVAIALAVALRAEVLIADEPTSALDVTVQAEILEVLQKLRSEESLAALFISHDLAVVSGICDTVAIMHDGQVVERGPVGRTLRHPEHPYTRELLAAVPRLNRPEPPGA; from the coding sequence ATGCTCGAGGTGCGCAACCTGGGCGTGTGGTTCGGCGAGCGCCAGGTCGTCGCCGTCGACGCGCTCGACCTCGACCGCGGCCAGATGCTCGGGATCGTCGGCGAGACCGGCTCCGGCAAGTCGATGACCGCCTACGCGATCGCCGGGCTGGCGCCGGGCATGGGCGCGAGGGTCGAGGGATCGGTGAAGCTCGAGGGGCGGGAGCTCCTGGGGCTCTCCGACCACGAGCTGCGCGACATCCGCGGGCGCCGGATCGCGATGATCTTCCAGGCCCCGATCTCGTCGCTCAACCCGGTGTTCCGGGTGGGCGACATGTTCCTGCGCGCCCTGCGCCTGCACGGCGCGTCGAAGCCGCAGGCGCGCGAGCGGGCCGCCACGGCGATGCGATCGGTGGCGCTCTCGCCGGATCTCCTACGCCGCTACCCGCACGAGCTCTCGGGCGGCCAGGCACAGCGGGTCGCGATCGCCCTTGCCGTTGCGCTGCGGGCGGAGGTGCTGATCGCCGACGAGCCGACCAGCGCGCTCGACGTCACCGTGCAGGCCGAGATCCTGGAGGTGCTCCAGAAGCTGCGCTCCGAGGAGTCGCTGGCCGCCCTCTTCATCAGCCACGACCTGGCGGTCGTGTCGGGGATCTGCGACACGGTCGCGATCATGCACGACGGCCAGGTCGTCGAGCGCGGCCCCGTCGGGCGGACGCTGCGCCACCCCGAGCATCCGTACACGCGCGAGCTGCTGGCCGCGGTGCCGCGCCTGAACCGCCCGGAGCCGCCGGGTGCTTGA
- a CDS encoding ABC transporter permease, with translation MTAVAIGRIVPSRGFARRNPTLVAGVVLLGLIVLAALLAPWLAPDPADAGTATHPFQVLKAPSSAHPFGTDLVGRDLLTRVMYGARISLRIVVEVLLIAGLVGIPLGLAAGYFGGHVDQVIMRITDVFLAFPALLLSLAIAFVLTPSVTNMTIAIAVTWWPWYTRLVRGEAASVATRPYIESCRTLGVSPVRILLRHVLPNSITPVLVQMSMDAGGILLTAASISFLGLGAQDPTPEWGLIVSQGAQYFSTQWWFVTFAGLAILFTAIAFNLIGDGVRELLDPRRVISR, from the coding sequence GTGACCGCCGTCGCCATCGGCCGCATCGTCCCCAGCCGCGGGTTCGCCCGCCGCAATCCGACGCTGGTGGCGGGCGTCGTGCTGCTCGGGCTGATCGTGCTGGCGGCGCTGCTCGCGCCCTGGCTGGCGCCCGACCCGGCCGACGCCGGCACGGCGACGCACCCCTTCCAGGTGCTCAAGGCGCCGTCGTCGGCGCATCCGTTCGGCACCGACCTGGTCGGCCGCGACCTGCTCACGCGCGTCATGTACGGCGCCCGGATCTCGCTTCGGATCGTCGTCGAGGTGCTCCTGATCGCGGGCCTCGTGGGCATCCCGCTCGGCCTCGCGGCCGGGTACTTCGGCGGCCACGTCGATCAGGTGATCATGCGCATCACCGACGTGTTCCTGGCGTTCCCGGCCCTGCTGCTCTCGCTCGCCATCGCCTTCGTGCTCACGCCCTCCGTCACGAACATGACGATCGCGATCGCCGTGACCTGGTGGCCGTGGTACACGCGGCTCGTGCGCGGCGAGGCCGCGTCGGTGGCCACCCGGCCCTACATCGAGAGCTGCCGCACGCTGGGCGTCTCGCCCGTGCGGATCCTGCTGCGGCACGTCCTGCCAAACTCGATCACCCCGGTGCTGGTGCAGATGTCGATGGACGCGGGCGGGATCCTGCTCACGGCGGCGTCCATCTCGTTCCTCGGGCTAGGGGCTCAGGATCCGACTCCCGAGTGGGGGCTGATCGTGAGCCAGGGAGCCCAGTACTTCTCCACGCAGTGGTGGTTCGTGACGTTCGCCGGCCTGGCGATCCTGTTCACGGCGATCGCCTTCAACCTGATCGGCGACGGCGTCCGCGAGCTGCTCGATCCCAGGCGGGTGATCAGCCGGTGA
- a CDS encoding ABC transporter permease gives MIRYAGERLALGVLVVVGVVVLTFLIARVIPGDPAVTYAGPRASKSQLEHTRQQLGLDKPVVVQLGDYLKGIATGDWGTSYRTKRPVLSDLRTALPASIELVTAGLLLALLLGLPLGLVSARFHGELPDFLVRVVSVIGVSMPVFWAALILQLVFAQRLGWLPAAGTYDPNLYYTSPLTSYVQMPTVDALVTGNLPVLESSLSHLILPAAVVALYPAGLLARMVRASVLDTLGESHIRMTRSLGFGDRAIFGRWALRPAMNPVVQVTALVFAYSLANTFLVEAVFDWPGLGSYAANSLQALDTPAIVGVTLIVAIVYVVLNLLVDIAQAAIDPRIRLR, from the coding sequence ATGATCCGATACGCCGGAGAACGGCTTGCGCTTGGCGTGCTCGTCGTTGTCGGCGTCGTAGTGCTCACGTTCCTGATCGCCCGGGTCATCCCGGGCGATCCGGCCGTGACGTATGCCGGGCCGCGAGCGTCGAAGTCCCAGCTCGAGCACACCCGGCAACAGCTCGGGCTGGACAAGCCGGTGGTCGTCCAGCTCGGCGACTACCTGAAGGGCATCGCGACCGGCGACTGGGGCACCTCGTACCGCACGAAGCGGCCGGTGCTGTCCGACCTGCGGACGGCGCTGCCCGCCTCGATCGAGCTGGTGACCGCGGGGCTGCTGCTCGCGCTCCTCCTCGGGCTGCCGCTGGGGCTCGTCTCGGCGCGCTTCCACGGGGAGCTGCCTGACTTCCTCGTCCGGGTCGTGTCGGTCATCGGCGTCTCGATGCCGGTGTTCTGGGCGGCGCTGATCCTGCAGCTGGTGTTCGCCCAGCGGCTCGGCTGGCTGCCGGCGGCGGGGACGTACGACCCGAACCTCTACTACACGAGCCCGCTCACGAGCTACGTGCAGATGCCGACGGTGGACGCACTGGTAACCGGCAACCTGCCGGTGCTCGAGAGCTCGCTCTCGCATCTCATCCTGCCGGCGGCGGTGGTCGCCCTGTATCCGGCGGGGCTGCTGGCCCGGATGGTGCGGGCGTCGGTCCTCGACACGCTTGGCGAGAGCCACATCCGGATGACGCGGTCGCTCGGCTTCGGCGACCGCGCCATCTTCGGCCGGTGGGCGCTGCGCCCGGCCATGAATCCCGTGGTGCAGGTGACCGCGCTCGTGTTCGCGTACTCGCTCGCCAACACGTTCCTGGTCGAGGCGGTGTTCGACTGGCCGGGGCTCGGCAGCTACGCCGCCAACTCGCTGCAGGCGCTCGACACGCCGGCCATCGTCGGCGTGACCCTGATCGTCGCGATCGTCTACGTCGTCCTCAACCTGCTGGTCGACATCGCCCAGGCCGCCATCGACCCGAGGATCCGGCTGCGGTGA
- a CDS encoding ABC transporter substrate-binding protein: MFTADHPHRLRWSLAVTAFVTVVALAASACGSTSKPAGASSGGNPVNATFTYGAFTPVMVGWDPSTDYSNEIIAMNNMYETLTRYDSQTGQVKPLLATSWKKSADAKTWTFTIRQGVKFHDGKPMTAADVKASIDRTITVNQGAAYIWGAVKSIAAPNATTVVFHLKYPAPIDLISSAGYAAFVYDTKASGSTPIAKWFAQGHDAGTGPYTVAQYSKGQEIELRLKSFPGYWGGWSGPHYRNVVFRVVSTPSTTAQLVRDGQITWAEQMTPQLWNSLKSDPNIVTTTASSYQNLFGMLNTSHGPLANVKVRQALAYATDYKGLVAAMGAFTPSIGIIPKGLWGYNPNLPAYQTNMAKAKQLLQSAGYGPGGKPMTLNLTYTQGDQYEQTAAALLKSEYAPLNIKLNVASLAWPTQWSKAKSTNPASRQDILLFYWWPDYPDPYSWFINLFHSANPPYFNLAYYDNPTVDKQIDQVEPLSATNRPQAITLYGQIQTTLLKDSPSLFLGTQTYERAMQKSVGGYVDNPAYPSVVFVYSLKPGQ, from the coding sequence GTGTTCACCGCTGACCACCCGCATCGCCTGCGATGGAGCCTGGCCGTCACGGCCTTCGTGACGGTGGTGGCGCTCGCCGCGAGCGCCTGCGGATCGACGTCGAAGCCGGCCGGCGCGAGCTCCGGCGGCAACCCCGTCAACGCGACGTTCACCTACGGCGCGTTCACCCCGGTGATGGTCGGCTGGGATCCGTCGACCGACTACTCCAACGAGATCATCGCGATGAACAACATGTACGAGACGCTGACCCGCTACGACAGCCAGACGGGCCAGGTCAAGCCGCTGCTCGCGACCTCGTGGAAGAAGTCCGCCGACGCCAAGACGTGGACGTTCACGATCCGCCAGGGCGTGAAGTTCCACGACGGCAAGCCCATGACGGCCGCCGACGTGAAGGCGTCGATCGACCGCACGATCACCGTGAACCAGGGCGCCGCCTACATCTGGGGCGCCGTCAAGTCGATCGCCGCGCCCAACGCGACGACGGTCGTCTTCCACCTCAAGTACCCGGCGCCGATCGACCTCATCTCGTCGGCCGGCTACGCGGCGTTCGTCTACGACACCAAGGCCTCCGGCTCGACGCCGATCGCCAAGTGGTTCGCGCAGGGGCACGACGCGGGCACCGGCCCGTACACCGTCGCCCAGTACAGCAAGGGCCAGGAGATCGAGCTGCGCCTGAAGAGCTTCCCCGGCTACTGGGGCGGCTGGTCGGGCCCGCACTACCGCAACGTCGTGTTCCGGGTCGTCTCGACGCCCAGCACGACGGCCCAGCTCGTCCGCGACGGCCAGATCACATGGGCCGAGCAGATGACGCCGCAGCTGTGGAACTCGCTGAAGAGCGACCCGAACATCGTCACGACCACGGCCAGCTCCTACCAGAACCTGTTCGGCATGCTGAACACGTCGCACGGCCCGCTGGCCAACGTCAAGGTGCGGCAGGCGCTCGCCTACGCCACCGACTACAAGGGCCTCGTGGCCGCGATGGGCGCGTTCACGCCCTCGATCGGGATCATCCCGAAGGGCCTCTGGGGCTACAACCCGAACCTGCCCGCCTACCAGACGAACATGGCCAAGGCCAAGCAGCTGCTGCAGTCGGCCGGCTACGGGCCGGGCGGCAAGCCGATGACGCTGAACCTGACCTACACCCAGGGCGACCAGTACGAGCAGACGGCGGCAGCGCTCCTCAAGTCCGAGTACGCGCCGCTGAACATCAAGCTGAACGTCGCCTCGCTGGCCTGGCCGACGCAGTGGTCGAAGGCCAAGTCGACGAACCCGGCCAGCCGCCAGGACATCCTCCTGTTCTACTGGTGGCCCGACTATCCGGATCCGTACTCGTGGTTCATCAACCTGTTCCACTCGGCCAACCCGCCGTACTTCAACCTCGCCTACTACGACAACCCGACGGTCGACAAGCAGATCGACCAGGTGGAGCCGCTGTCGGCGACCAACCGCCCGCAGGCGATCACCCTCTACGGCCAGATCCAGACGACGCTTCTGAAGGACTCGCCGTCGCTGTTCCTGGGGACGCAGACGTATGAGCGGGCGATGCAGAAGTCGGTCGGCGGCTACGTCGACAACCCGGCCTATCCGAGCGTGGTGTTCGTGTACAGCCTGAAGCCTGGTCAATGA